The nucleotide window TGCCGCCCTCGGAGTACTCAGCCCTCTTCCTCGAAGACCCTGAAGAGGTCTACAAACGCCTGGTGGCCGCGGCCAACCCCATCGACCCCGCGCTCTACCTCGACCAGGTCAGGTTCAGACGTTAAAGCCGAACATGCGCATCTGGCGCTTGCCGTCCTCGGTCATGCGGGCCGGGGTCCAGGGTGGGCTCCAGACGAAATCCACGTTGACCGTGTGAACCCCAGGGAACTTCATCACCGCGATCTCGGCATCGGCCTTGACGATGTCCTGGGCCGGGCAGCCGATGGCGGTGAGGGTCATGGTGATGTCCACGACCCCATCCTCCTTGACCTCGACGTCGTAGACCAGCCCCAGATCCACGATATTGACCGGGATCTCGGGGTCTTTAACCACCTTCAAAGCCTCGAGCACCTGCTCCTGGGTGGGTAACACCGCTTCGCTCATGCCGCTCAGTATAGCCAGCCCTTTTCGGAGCAATAGAGGGGCTTTTCACCCTCGAAGGGGTGGGGGAAAACCCAGAGGCCAGCTTTTTGAATCCCGGAGCACTCCTTTCGGTGATGAACCAACCGAATCCGGTATTAATGGGCGGGATAGTCGTGCTCGAGGTACTCCAACACCCCACGGGCGATGCCGTAGGCGATGCGGTCGAGGTAGCGCGGGTTGCGGAGGTTGAGCCCCTCGATGGGGTGGGTGACGTAGCCCATCTCCACCAACACCGAGGGCACGGGAGCGTACTTGTTGACGAAGAAGTCGGAGGTGCGCAGCCCCCGGTTGGCCGCGGTGGTGCTGGAGAGCAGGTAGCCCAGCAGCTTCGTCCCCAGGCTACGCGAGAGCTCAACCCGGCGGCTCTGGCCCAAGGAGAGGGGTGAGGCGGGCTGGGGGAGGAGGGGGGGCGGAGCCGGAACAGGCTCGAGGGGCTCGAGAGATCCAGGGTTGGGACCCTCTCCCTGCGTACGGGCTTGCGGCCCGTCCTGAGGGGAATCGCTTGGGGCCCCGGGGGTTGGCTCGAAGACGCCCATGGCCACCTCGGGGGTCACGGGCAAGGGCGTGGTCTCGGCGGGCGCAGGCTCAGGGAATGAGGGGTCGGGGGGTGGGGCAGGTGGAACCGGAGTCAGAGGGGTCTGGGCCGGCGCTGGCTGGGGCAGCACCTCTAGCGGCAGGGCTGCTGGGTATACGGGCTTGCTCGAGGGACCAAAGTAGTAGACCTCCAAGCCGCACCACGCATCCTCCTTGCCCCTGGGCGCAGCGTTGGCGTGGATGGAGACGAAGAGGTCCTTACCCTGAGCCAGGGCCACCCGCCGTGAGAGGTCGGTGCGTTTGTCCGAGGAAAAGGCGCTGTCGTCCTGGCGGGTATAGGTCACCTCGACCCCGGCAGCCTCGAGCAGGCTGCCCACCCGCCGAGCAACCTCGAGGTTGACCTCCTTTTCGATCACCAGGCCTATCGCCCCGGGGTCAGGGCCGCCGTGCCCGGCATCCAGCACCA belongs to Calidithermus timidus DSM 17022 and includes:
- a CDS encoding metal-sulfur cluster assembly factor encodes the protein MSEAVLPTQEQVLEALKVVKDPEIPVNIVDLGLVYDVEVKEDGVVDITMTLTAIGCPAQDIVKADAEIAVMKFPGVHTVNVDFVWSPPWTPARMTEDGKRQMRMFGFNV
- a CDS encoding N-acetylmuramoyl-L-alanine amidase family protein, producing the protein MFRTALICFALLTPPTWAAELNPPRIGDQAGYTRVVLEIPPGAPFRLEPLGPALRVTLPHQSVKPEVRQVGTPELSGYILEQREDDALVTLLTPQGVGRSWGFRKIGLAPAAGTNRERLVLDISGAFVDPAPLPQLPPFSFVKASGRLFSVVLDAGHGGPDPGAIGLVIEKEVNLEVARRVGSLLEAAGVEVTYTRQDDSAFSSDKRTDLSRRVALAQGKDLFVSIHANAAPRGKEDAWCGLEVYYFGPSSKPVYPAALPLEVLPQPAPAQTPLTPVPPAPPPDPSFPEPAPAETTPLPVTPEVAMGVFEPTPGAPSDSPQDGPQARTQGEGPNPGSLEPLEPVPAPPPLLPQPASPLSLGQSRRVELSRSLGTKLLGYLLSSTTAANRGLRTSDFFVNKYAPVPSVLVEMGYVTHPIEGLNLRNPRYLDRIAYGIARGVLEYLEHDYPAH